The following proteins are co-located in the Fodinibius salicampi genome:
- a CDS encoding DUF411 domain-containing protein: protein MKPSRFITYAAAIIIIAGGAIWYIIANYYEQQSAMQGQSDNQVVMYKNPGCQCCTAWGDHMEAAGLNVTEKPTSELLGIKADLGVPYNMGSCHTAVVGGYVVEGHVPAKEVKKMLDERPDAIGLAVPGMPIGSPGMEQGNRVESYDVIIFSEDSSGTYASY, encoded by the coding sequence ATGAAGCCTTCCCGATTTATAACCTACGCTGCAGCTATTATCATCATAGCCGGTGGAGCTATTTGGTATATCATCGCCAATTATTACGAACAGCAGTCCGCAATGCAGGGCCAATCAGATAACCAGGTAGTGATGTATAAAAATCCCGGTTGTCAATGCTGTACGGCCTGGGGAGATCATATGGAGGCGGCCGGCTTGAATGTTACCGAAAAACCAACGAGTGAATTGCTGGGAATAAAAGCGGATTTGGGAGTGCCTTACAATATGGGATCCTGTCATACTGCCGTAGTTGGCGGCTATGTGGTTGAGGGGCATGTGCCGGCCAAAGAGGTAAAAAAAATGCTGGATGAACGTCCGGATGCTATTGGACTTGCCGTGCCGGGTATGCCTATCGGCTCTCCGGGTATGGAGCAGGGGAATCGGGTTGAGTCATATGATGTTATCATCTTTAGTGAGGACAGCAGCGGGACCTACGCAAGTTATTGA
- the sucB gene encoding 2-oxoglutarate dehydrogenase, E2 component, dihydrolipoamide succinyltransferase: MARVEVEMPQMGESVMEGTVIEWSKSIGDEVKEDETLLEIATDKVDTEVPSPTSGILVEILAEEEETIEVGQVIAVIETDPDAADTSGAGEEQTDTDEQPQSKEAEDDEGQAEEEAETEEATAVDSNDDEDADTEEGERVEVQMPKMGESVMEGTVIEWSKNIGDQVEEDETLLEISTDKVDTEVPSPQAGTLVEILAEEGETIEVGQTIAVIATGKVASATDTETKSETTEEESEVQEPASVADSGKSTNGTSSSEGEGTEPQRIGSDGRFYSPLVRSIAKEEGISQEELESIKGSGQGGRVSKEDIMQYLEDRKAGKTEEPAKEKEQGEPQKAAPAEKQAPVEGKQRSISAGELDIQRPSDNVETIKMDRMRKMIAEHMVRSKQTSAHVTTFAEVDVTNLVRWRNEHKEEFKERAGVKLTFTPLFIEKMIQAIREFPLINSSVDTENDQILLKKDINFGLAVALGEGGKGGLIVPVIKQAQEKNLVGLSKAVNDLAVKARNKNLSPDDLVGGTITLTNYGSVGNLMGTPIINQPQVAIIGTGVIEKRPVVRETDEGDVIAIRHMMYLSMSYDHRIVDGAHGGAFLNRVKQLLEDFDTDRAV; the protein is encoded by the coding sequence ATGGCCCGAGTTGAAGTAGAAATGCCCCAGATGGGCGAATCCGTGATGGAAGGAACCGTCATCGAGTGGTCCAAAAGCATCGGTGATGAAGTAAAAGAAGATGAAACCCTCCTTGAAATTGCCACCGATAAAGTAGATACAGAGGTCCCCTCTCCCACATCTGGAATTCTCGTGGAGATTTTGGCCGAGGAAGAGGAAACTATTGAAGTCGGACAGGTGATTGCGGTTATTGAAACCGATCCGGATGCAGCAGATACCTCGGGGGCTGGTGAGGAACAAACAGATACAGATGAGCAGCCTCAATCAAAAGAAGCTGAAGATGATGAAGGACAAGCAGAAGAAGAGGCTGAAACTGAAGAGGCGACGGCTGTTGATAGTAATGATGATGAAGATGCCGATACCGAAGAAGGAGAACGGGTGGAAGTACAGATGCCTAAAATGGGTGAATCTGTTATGGAGGGAACGGTCATCGAATGGAGTAAAAATATTGGTGATCAAGTAGAAGAGGATGAAACACTGCTCGAAATTTCTACGGACAAAGTAGATACGGAGGTTCCTTCTCCACAGGCCGGAACGCTGGTTGAGATTTTGGCTGAAGAGGGAGAAACTATTGAAGTGGGACAAACGATTGCTGTGATTGCTACCGGTAAAGTGGCTTCTGCGACAGATACCGAAACAAAGTCAGAAACCACAGAGGAGGAAAGCGAAGTTCAAGAGCCCGCTTCCGTAGCTGATTCCGGAAAAAGCACAAACGGTACATCCTCATCTGAAGGAGAAGGGACGGAACCTCAGCGTATCGGAAGTGACGGACGGTTTTATTCTCCATTGGTTCGGTCTATTGCTAAAGAAGAGGGTATTTCCCAGGAAGAACTCGAAAGCATTAAAGGATCGGGTCAGGGCGGACGTGTTTCCAAAGAGGATATTATGCAATACCTCGAAGATCGCAAAGCTGGTAAAACGGAGGAGCCAGCTAAAGAAAAGGAACAAGGGGAACCCCAAAAAGCCGCTCCCGCAGAGAAACAAGCTCCGGTTGAAGGTAAGCAGCGGTCAATTTCGGCAGGCGAACTGGATATACAGCGACCTTCCGATAATGTAGAAACCATTAAGATGGACCGCATGCGCAAGATGATTGCGGAGCATATGGTTCGCTCCAAGCAAACATCTGCTCATGTAACTACCTTTGCCGAAGTGGATGTCACGAACCTAGTCCGCTGGAGAAACGAACATAAGGAAGAATTTAAGGAACGAGCGGGCGTGAAACTTACCTTTACGCCTCTGTTTATTGAGAAAATGATTCAGGCAATACGGGAATTCCCGCTCATCAATAGCTCGGTGGATACTGAAAACGATCAGATTCTGCTGAAGAAGGATATTAACTTTGGTCTGGCTGTTGCGCTGGGCGAAGGCGGTAAAGGCGGACTGATTGTGCCGGTTATTAAACAGGCCCAGGAGAAAAACCTGGTTGGTCTCTCGAAAGCCGTAAACGATCTTGCTGTGAAAGCGCGTAATAAGAATTTGAGTCCCGATGATCTGGTAGGCGGTACTATTACGCTTACGAATTATGGAAGTGTAGGCAACCTGATGGGCACGCCTATTATTAACCAACCGCAGGTAGCTATTATTGGAACAGGAGTCATTGAAAAACGACCCGTGGTCCGCGAAACAGATGAAGGCGATGTAATAGCC
- a CDS encoding TlpA disulfide reductase family protein, whose translation MYLRQHIPLIIFLLTLFTVWGCSSDNSGSEGANIGKTEQAKRLDSASAPLYAAQNEARAQDFSVELVNGESFQLSDQKGKVVLMNIWATWCAPCREETPELVDLYSEYRDQGLVVLGVSIDEQGRSVVDPFMEKYEVNYPMVIDDGRIMDKYGPTMGIPTTYIIGKERNLRYFAVGAVTLKELKPRIEELLAE comes from the coding sequence ATGTATCTTCGACAGCATATCCCACTCATTATCTTTTTATTGACTCTGTTTACTGTATGGGGTTGTTCATCTGATAATTCTGGCAGTGAAGGAGCAAATATCGGAAAAACCGAACAGGCCAAACGGTTAGATTCGGCTTCGGCTCCACTTTATGCCGCTCAAAACGAAGCCCGGGCACAAGACTTTTCAGTAGAGCTCGTCAATGGGGAATCCTTTCAGCTTTCTGATCAAAAGGGAAAAGTGGTACTTATGAATATTTGGGCGACCTGGTGTGCACCTTGCCGTGAAGAAACGCCGGAGCTGGTAGATTTGTATTCGGAATATCGTGATCAGGGTTTGGTAGTATTAGGTGTTTCAATCGATGAGCAGGGCCGATCAGTGGTTGATCCCTTTATGGAAAAGTATGAGGTGAACTATCCCATGGTTATTGATGATGGAAGAATTATGGATAAATATGGCCCGACCATGGGTATCCCGACTACCTATATAATTGGCAAGGAAAGGAATTTGCGGTACTTTGCAGTTGGCGCCGTAACACTCAAAGAATTAAAACCGCGAATTGAAGAGTTGTTGGCAGAATAA